A section of the Leishmania braziliensis MHOM/BR/75/M2904 complete genome, chromosome 13 genome encodes:
- a CDS encoding putative kinesin translates to MPSLGTVNDRQPSLYERIGTSSFIDERSRVPQSDTAVREETASAAGARATFSTSSTSLPRPSTVFTSPAFSQSSSAATEESLSPGASRASAAATDRPSSTPPHPSRAAPSAELSPALSTSVFVPAALPDAAASDRGTRAEPPSALSEPLTEHSQLQTSAPLPSPLPLELTAQTPYDRQRSSIAAAAAAEQRRLLTRLQQHTQVLQREKKALLTARLGGLRAQESADRLRALREAQEEAATAEVDAVRARLGEHRDDLLSCWLRVLHFHDTHYPMPSALLRELEEEGDSLTLQCLSSIANYHTQKARLQTLQQQHMLKEAEVARLRWDAHVRRCRAEEMNGCLRVVARLRPPSRRPWLPASVLASAEAREHDGGYAVRVLAGSSVVAHGSQQINKPAPCRVVEVTDPSRDLRRRYALWAAYDAAAAAGSQQRLFEDQLQPLLEHMCRTGQHVAVLAFGAVGSGKTFALFGRHAGQLPPQSRRASGESAGAGALGGFDFSFGGGGGVDRAPAGITAVGVPECRGITHCLDPADAAREARVLESLTETEAVMQRQRSAERRAREERAWREWTGIEEEDGLLPRAVAWLTAHLRSESPHGKAGGPVVESIVFSMYEVYNDHVYDLLPTPPPRAADTTKPGGKASSHAMGPRWNAGWLPAPHIKNNNPEQLTELQLELVPPSTDGCSAGSDVPGTVSQFRQQSAQPQWRVKASEMEVRSATEALQAIQLGLCRRRTAATLRGAHSSRSHLFLRFRVKMQRPVIPAMASSVAMQWMSATAVVSGRETAGIGAPTSNAVASAGATGVAARPKGYDFLRAALAAPSEAATSAQPAAPAPTCVAELLFTDFAGSERVELNGVTGDALKETQYIHSSLSAVSEVLAALARAHPCCEGHGEADTTARQRGGDRTPLLAAAALVQRWGAMVSRPGVTLSRSPPVFLQPRFAKLGTVRRGGHGDGIGLRRRVLTLMDKCVAEEAAAQWWRRWRAASPYVPFRTCKTTQLLQSALGAPCKLLVLACVRPCSVSEVVLPTSMQDRKGPRTRAAAQSLFAHQAPVMLSEVHATLSFAERISSASRGCG, encoded by the coding sequence ATGCCGAGCCTAGGCACTGTCAACGACAGACAGCCGTCTCTGTACGAGAGGATCGGCACATCCAGCTTCATCGACGAGCGTTCACGGGTACCTCAGAGCGATACGGCTGTGAGAGAAGAGacggcctctgctgctggtgcacgCGCGACGTTCTCTACATCATCAACGTCGTTGCCGCGCCCCTCCACCGTCTTTACGTCCCCAGCCTTTAGCCAAAGCTCATCTGCAGCCACCGAGGAGTCGCTGTCACCTGGCGCGTCTcgcgcctctgcagcggcCACCGACAGGCCTTCGTCTACCCCGCCCCACCCAAGCCGCGCAGCACCCTCGGCTGAACTGTCGCCGGCGCTCTCCACGTCCGTTTTTGTGCCCGCCGCATTGCCCGATGCCGCCGCGTCTGATCGGGGCACACGGGCTGAACCGCCGTCGGCCCTGTCCGAGCCACTTACCGAGCACTCGCAGCTGCAGACGTCAGCGCCACTGCCATCACCCCTCCCGTTGGAGCTGACTGCGCAGACACCCTACGACAGACAGCGGAGttccatcgccgccgccgctgccgccgagcaGCGACGCCTTCTCACACGTCTGCAACAGCACACTCAGGTGCTTCagcgggagaagaaggcgctgctgacaGCACGCCTTGGAGGGCTGAGGGCGCAGGAGTCGGCGGACCGGCTGCGTGCATTGCGAGAGGcccaggaggaggccgccacTGCGGAGGTGGACGCCGTGCGTGCTCGACTTGGTGAGCATCGCGACGATCTGCTTAGCTGCtggctgcgtgtgctgcacTTCCACGACACGCACTACCCCATGCcgagcgcgctgctgcgtgagctggaggaagagggcgacTCCCTCACCCTTCAGTGCCTATCCTCCATCGCCAACTACCACACCCAGAAGGCCCGCCTGCAGAcgttgcagcagcaacacatgctgaaggaggcggaggtggctCGACTGCGGTGggacgcacacgtgcggcggtgcagggCGGAGGAGATGAACGGGTGTCTGCgggtggtggcgcggctgAGACCGCCAAGCAGGCGCCCCTGGCTGCCCGCGTCGGTGCTCGCGTCCGCTGAGGCGAGGGAGCACGACGGAGGGTACGCAGTCCGCGTGTTGGCGGGCTCGTCGGTTGTTGCACACGGCTCCCAGCAAATCAACAAGCCCGCCCCATGTCgtgtggtggaggtgacCGACCCGTCACGCGATCTGCGTCGCCGTTACGCGCTCTGGGCGGCCTatgacgccgccgccgccgccgggtcgcagcagcgactcttCGAGGACCaactgcagccgctgctggagcacatGTGCCGCACCGGACAGCACGTTGCCGTCTTGGCATTTGGCGCTGTCGGCAGTGGCAAGACGTTTGCGCTGTTTGGTCGCCACGCCggccagctgccgccgcaaTCCCGCCGCGCCAGCGGTGAGTCTGCTGGCGCTGGGGCGCTCGGCGGCTTTGACTTTAGCtttggtggcggtggcggggtCGACCGCGCGCCGGCCGGCATCACTGCCGTGGGTGTGCCGGAGTGCCGAGGTATTACCCACTGCCTTGACCCCGCTGACGCGGCGAGGGAGGCCCGCGTGCTTGAGTCCCTGACTGAGACCGAGGCTGTGATGCAGCGGCAACGGAGTGCGGAGCGGCGCGCACGAGAGGAGCGCGCCTGGCGTGAGTGGACCGggatcgaggaggaggacgggcTGCTTCCGCGCGCAGTGGCGTGGCTGAcggcgcacctgcgcagCGAGTCGCCGCACGGTAAGGCGGGTGGTCCAGTGGTGGAATCCATCGTCTTCTCCATGTACGAGGTGTACAACGATCACGTGTACGACTTACtgcccactcctcctccgcgcgcTGCAGATACCACTAAACCCGGCGGCAAGGCGTCTTCTCATGCGATGGGGCCTCGCTGGAACGCCGGGTGGCTGCCCGCCCCACACATCAAGAACAACAACCCAGAGCAGCTGACGGAGCTGCAGTTGGAACTGGTGCCGCCCTCTACCGACggatgcagcgctggcagcgatGTGCCAGGCACCGTCTCGCAGTTTCGGCAGCAGTCAGCGCAGCCTCAGTGGCGCGTCAAGGCAAGTGAGATGGAGGTGCGCTCGGCGacagaggcgctgcaggcgatTCAGCTCGGCctttgccgccgccgcaccgccgccacactTCGGGGGGCGCACTCGAGCCGCAGCCATCTTTTCCTGCGCTTCCGAGTCAAGATGCAGCGACCCGTCATACCAGCAATGGCATCGAGCGTCGCGATGCAATGGATGTCTGCCACTGCTGTGGTATCAGGGCGGGAGACGGCGGGCATCGGTGCGCCGACCAGCAACGCCGTAGCGTCTGCGGGCGCCACGGGTGTTGCAGCTAGGCCAAAGGGCTACGATTTCTTGCGTGCCGCACTCGCGGCGCCCTCTGAAGCAGCAACCAGCGCCCAGCCggctgcaccagcaccgaCCTGTGTCGCGGAGCTGCTCTTCACCGATTTCGCCGGCAGCGAGCGTGTCGAGCTCAACGGCGTCACAGGCGACGCGCTGAAGGAGACACAGTACATTCACTCGAGCCTGAGCGCCGTGTcggaggtgctggcggcgttggcgcgaGCACATCCCTGCTGTGAAGGCCACGGCGAGGCAGACacgacggcgaggcagcgTGGCGGTGACAGGACGCCACTACTAGCGGCCGCCGCGTTGGTGCAGCGCTGGGGAGCGATGGTGAGCCGCCCAGGTGTCACGCTGTCGCGCAGCCCACCGGTTTTTCTCCAGCCGCGTTTCGCAAAGCTCGGCAccgtgcggcgcggcgggcACGGGGACGGCATTGGGCTGCGCCGGCGCGTCCTGACACTCATGGACAAGTGCGTggcggaagaggcggcggcgcagtggtggcggcgttggcgtgCCGCGTCGCCGTACGTGCCGTTCCGCACATGCAAGacgacgcagctgctgcagtccgCGCTGGGTGCGCCGTGcaagctgctggtgctggcgtgcgtgcgcccGTGCAGCGTGtcggaggtggtgctgccgacgAGCATGCAAGACCGCAAAGGCCCGCGCAcgcgtgcggcggcgcagtcgcTTTTTGCTCACCAAGCGCCGGTGATGCTCTCCGAGGTGCACGCCACGCTGTCCTTCGCCgagcgcatcagcagcgcgtcgCGGGGCTGCGGCTAG
- a CDS encoding ubiquitin-like protein has protein sequence MRVQIRGIPPYSSDDVVVLDNLTVAELRNSLMDRFNIDPATHSIRLLYRGRLMQDANSVSSYGVEEGSTVHIVVQPRQPEGGNSGGSEEHSAGPNQQQQFTIPQFSFSTGGGSGYNYMSGGGFSWQPFASTLAQSISTAFQHQQQTAPQGWSMPSASPSAPGNSPHVAFSYEMGSNVPRNDGTAAAGGSGGDTAAAASNSDPAMAATMNALTSQLPWLISSVLSNSLYGNAGAQPQQPQQQSSTAGATPAGQASGGVSAGASMSQAEAQQQVEVDHDDAAQAMTDTETPGQREDATSVSAPPHPSAAPTPVTVAGGAAPQPVFNFTAASPSRMEVFVGNPAPPMPHLQYPQHQPSVVHIHVHCTPEELDAIPERLRRLATQIPVGQVTLQPDTTDRSSYRQSTQPEQQQQQQQQPRTTAASQGNNTSTSVANDTQAPWINEAMSAMLATLGMPQLMQLAAGNYSVLANLRALLQEQVQRRLNGTNRSLDAMAHVAQHEAKQLSERILSMPVVQNLMTQQTAAATSAGRTIEEASQRVGAFRRELPRYLEHFYVAVMQHLCCASTNTAEWSRELRNIVVRYVGMVLSRSARWFEDGSLAFQPAMANIMQILLQSSGVLQQYPVLQTFSAMLSPMLQSLLGQWEREYDQNMRRSDDNVQFEQDVSQPSPSLLPQPQAQVEGLTVSSDGVAAAPPLTAESASDLLQACNANILDSTVSKRTTTTDRGDDDEARIDDDFEDLAKELMEDADNNASQPATKRVTPDSRLLDTPNRDPPASAEKTPVPGEAAAAAAASQAHLTSAVEGWEDACDVPHSVAERVRVMASRYVGAHAPPPSHARCPHYSTTRAESDDWVMWEASPYHPAASRR, from the coding sequence aTGCGCGTCCAAATCCGAGGCATCCCCCCGtacagcagcgacgatgTCGTCGTCTTGGACAACCTCACCGTagcggagctgcgcaacagCCTCATGGACAGATTTAACATCGACCCCGCTACGCACAGCATCCGCCTGTTGTACCGCGGACGACTAATGCAGGACGCCAACTCGGTGAGCAGCTacggcgtggaggagggcagcaCGGTGCACATCGTTGTGCAGCCCCGTCAGCCGGAGGGCGGCAACAGCGGAGGCAGTGAGGAGCACAGCGCGGGCCCGAACCAGCAACAGCAGTTCACGATACCACAGTTCTCCTTCAGTAcgggaggcggcagcggctacAACTACATGTCAGGGGGCGGCTTCTCTTGGCAGCCATTTGCCTCTACACTCGCCCAGTCCATCTCCACTGCCTTtcagcaccaacagcagaCGGCGCCACAGGGGTGGTCGATGCCATCGGCGAGCCCTTCAGCGCCAGGCAACAGTCCGCACGTGGCCTTCTCTTATGAGATGGGCTCGAACGTGCCGAGGAACGACGGcacggccgccgctggtggtagtggcggtgacacagctgcagctgcatccAACAGCGATCCTGCGATGGCTGCCACCATGAACGCCCTCACCTCGCAGCTGCCGTGGCTCATCTCATCCGTCCTTTCCAACTCGCTATACGGCAATGCAggcgcgcagccgcagcagccgcagcagcagtcatCCACCGCAGGTGCGACACCCGCAGGCCAAGCCTCTGGCGGTGTGAGTGCAGGTGCCTCGATGTCGCAAGCAgaggctcagcagcaggtggaggtggaccACGATGACGCTGCTCAGGCGATGACGGACACCGAAACTCCAGGGCAACGCGAGGACGCCACGTCTGTCTCGGCTCCACCGCATCCATCGGCTGCTCCTACGCCTGTCACTGTtgccggtggtgctgcaccgcagccCGTGTTCAACTTCACAGCCGCCTCGCCATCACGAATGGAGGTGTTTGTGGGCAATCCAGCGCCACCGATGCCGCACCTGCAGTACCCGCAGCATCAACCATCGGTCGTGCACATTCATGTGCACTGCACACCTGAAGAGCTGGACGCGATACcggagcggctgcgacgaCTCGCTACGCAGATTCCAGTAGGACAAGTGACGCTGCAGCCGGACACAACAGATCGTAGCAGCTATCGCCAGTCCACGCAGCcggaacagcagcagcagcagcagcagcaaccgcgcaccaccgctgcctcccAGGGGAACAACACCAGCACCTCTGTTGCAAACGACACGCAGGCGCCGTGGATCAACGAAGCTATGAGTGCCATGCTGGCAACGCTTGGAATGCCACAGCTGATGCAACTGGCAGCGGGCAACTACAGTGTCCTCGCGAacctgcgcgcgctgctgcaggagcaggtGCAACGGCGGCTCAACGGGACGAACAGGTCTCTGGATGCCATGGCGCATGTGGCCCAGCACGAGGCGAAGCAGCTCAGCGAGCGTATCTTAAGCATGCCAGTCGTGCAGAACCTCATGACGCAgcagacggcagcggcgacgagtGCCGGGAGGACCATTGAAGAGGCGTCTCAGCGCGTGGGCGCGTTCAGGAGGGAGCTTCCACGTTACCTCGAGCATTTCTACGTGGCGGTCATGCAGCACCTCTGCTGTGCCTCGACGAACACGGCAGAGTGGAGTCGTGAGCTGCGCAACATCGTGGTGCGCTACGTTGGCATGGTCCTCAGCCGCTCGGCACGGTGGTTTGAAGATGGCAGCCTCGCCTTCCAGCCCGCCATGGCAAACATTATGCAGATCCTCCTGCAGAGTTCCGGCGTGCTACAGCAGTACCCTGTGCTGCAGACCTTCTCCGCCATGCTCAGCCCGATGCTGCAGTCACTACTGGGTCAGTGGGAGCGAGAGTACGACCAGAAcatgcggcgcagcgacgacaACGTGCAATTTGAGCAGGACGTGTCGCAGCCGTCGCCTTCGCTACTCCCGCAACCTCAGGCGCAAGTCGAGGGCCTCACCGTCTCCTCCGatggcgtggcagcggcgccgcctctAACCGCGGAGTCAGCCAGCGACCTGCTGCAAGCCTGCAACGCCAACATCCTCGACAGCACTGTGAGCAAGCGCACAACCACCACGGAccgtggcgacgacgacgaggcacgcATAGACGACGATTTCGAGGATCTGGCGAAGGAACTGATGGAGGATGCTGACAACAACGCGTCTCAGCCGGCAACGAAGAGGGTCACGCCCGACTCACGGCTGTTGGACACGCCAAACAGGGACCCGCCAGCGTCCGCCGAGAAAACTCCTGTGCCCggggaagcagcagcggcagcggcggcctcACAGGCCCACCTGACGTCCGCTGTGGAGGGCTGGGAAGACGCCTGCGACGTGCCGCACTCGGTCGCCGAGCGGGTGCGTGTCATGGCGTCACGCTACGTTGGGGCgcatgcgccgccgccatcgcatGCGAGATGCCCACATTACTCGACCACGCGTGCCGAAAGTGATGACTGGGTGATGTGGGAGGCGAGCCCCTACCAccccgccgcctcgcgcaggTAG
- a CDS encoding oxidoreductase-like protein, whose translation MQAMATAARTYRHIVARELSTDFRAITSIVEAPFPTELHPKAILVKNKYLGINASDINFTAGIYQPEVRPPFACGFEAVGEVVDVGSGVKDLKAGVAVVTQSYGAFAEYQVVARRHAKPIPCLAREYLPLDLSATTASIALEHVLKPQPGERAVVTAAAGGTGQFAVQLLKHVYGCSVVGTCSSPSKEVFLTDTLKCDAVVNYRAEGNNTAAAFMQCYPRGITIAYESVGGDLLEAVIQSLTLRGRIVSLGCVSTYQNGSVEAVRPSHKPLPLQLLAKSASLSTFFLPHFAKYGQQHFDRLCALHERGVVQSCIDPTTFKGLEGVYDAIDWMWEQKNCGKVMVEL comes from the coding sequence atgcaggcaatggccaccgcagcgcgcacGTACCGGCACATCGTCGCCCGTGAGCTCTCCACCGACTTTCGGGCGATCACGTCCATCGTCGAGGCGCCATTCCCAACAGAGCTACACCCTAAGGCTATCCTCGTGAAGAACAAGTACCTTGGCATCAACGCGAGCGACATCAATTTCACAGCTGGCATCTACCAGCCTGAGGTGCGGCCGCCTTTTGCGTGTGGCTTCGAGGCCGTCGGAGAGGTGGTCGACGTAGGCAGCGGCGTCAAAGACTTGAAGGCCGGCGTTGCCGTCGTGACTCAGAGCTACGGCGCGTTTGCAGAGTACCAGGTGGTAGCGCGACGGCACGCCAAGCCCATACCGTGCTTGGCGAGGGAGTACCTGCCGCTAGACCTGAGTGCGACGACGGCGTCCATCGCGCTTGAGCACGTCCTCAAGCCGCAGCCTGGCGAGCGCGCCGTcgtgacggcggcagcaggcggCACAGGGCAGTTCGCCGTTCAGCTGCTCAAGCACGTGTACGGCTGCTCAGTCGTCGGGACATGCTCTTCACCATCGAAGGAGGTCTTCCTCACCGATACGCTCAAGTGCGACGCGGTGGTGAACTACAGGGCAGAGGGCAACaacacagcggcggcgttcATGCAATGCTACCCACGCGGGATCACCATCGCCTACGAATCCGTTGGCGGCGACCTCCTCGAGGCTGTCATCCAGAGCCTCACTCTGCGCGGCCGCATTGTCTCGCTCGGCTGTGTGTCAACCTACCAGAACGGCTCCGTGGAAGCAGTCCGTCCGAGTCAcaagccgctgccgttgcagctgctcgctaagagcgcctccctctccaccttcttcctccctcactTTGCCAAGTacgggcagcagcactttGACCGTCTCTGTGCACTGCATGAGCGAGGTGTTGTGCAAAGCTGCATCGACCCGACGACATTCAAAGGACTGGAAGGGGTGTACGACGCCATTGACTGGATGTGGGAGCAGAAGAACTGCGGAAAGGTGATGGTGGAACTTTGA